cccctttaagtacgctgaccccactgtaagtacactgcctttttaagtagatcagcaagttgagacagcagctgctgccagcaagctccctctgtcctgagcccttttgtgtcccccctcccctgtggAGATGAGGTACAGGAGTGGCAGGAGGGTGACACCCTGATATCAGcacccctcttccctctccccccaccagctgcacagcaaggaggaggctcccaggagccgctccaaggcagagggcaggaacagcacatggcagtgggaggcaggagagtggggggaggcctagcaattgatagcctgctgggcagttaCTGCACAGTGTACTTAGGGTAGTTAATAGGGGGCTGCCCACCCACCGTGGTTCGAAGCCCCCACCACTACCTCCAACAagttgctcttcctgcaagcagtgggcaaagcaggcggctgccaaacaacgttataagggagcattgcgcaactttaaacgagcacgtTCCCTAACAGGTCAGCGAGAAGGAAAGAACATTAAGCAGGATGATGTTCAGTGCGGAGTTCCTGTATCCCACTCCCTGCACGTCGCTCTTTGTGCTAGGGTAGCACGCTCAAGATAAAGAAACGCCCCTTGTACTTGCCCAGCACCAAGTCCCCGCAGCGGAGCGTGGTTTGGGTTTCCTGACGTCACGTTTACCTGCTCGCACAAAGTAACAGTGCAGGGAGTGGGCATGGACGTCCTCGCTCACGGCCTTGGCAGCGGCCACCAGGGCCTGGCCCACGATCTGCCCGCCGAAGAGCCTCCGTGTGACGGGGACCCAGTAGTGCCTCCCcctgcagggagaggcagaggcGGCTCAGCGCGGGGAGGGGACACGCGCACGGCATGActccgggccgggccgggccgggccgctcCGCGCGGGGAGCCACGGGCGGGACTCGGGCCCGCGGGCTGCCGACAGGCACCTGAACAGGTccaggtccaggggctccaggctgaggacgCTGGTGACCAGGACGCTGCGCAGGTCGCCGGGGGGCGCCGGCTGCCCCCCCTCGGGCACGTCCCCGCTCCCGGGAGACTCGGCTCCGGCCCCCGCCGCTAGAACCCGGAAGCTGCCAGTGCTCGTGGAGGCCGCCATCTTCTTTAGTCACGTGACGCGAAATCTGCCCACTAACGGCCTCCCCACAGACCGGTAACGACCTCTAAGGCGGGCTACTATGGGCGTTAACAAGAACACACCCGCTGATTGGCTGTAGGACCTACCCATCATCCTGTACATCCGGTATCTTCTCGAAGAAGCAGGAAGTACCCGCCTAAGATATGGGGGCGGGATGTGCTATCTTATTGGACCGCTCAATTGTCAGTTACTAGTCACGTGATCAAAAACTGTGTGTTGATTGGTGAGGCTGCTGTCAATCCAGAATCATAGCCTCTGATTGGCCAATTAGCTGAGGAGGGCGGTGGCTGTGGTTGGGTTAATATGAGCTGAGCTGGCTCACGTATCGTCTCCATCTTCATCATCAGCCACAGAGGCAGGTGGGGTCAGTCCCGTGCCAAGGCTGAGCCgcagggcaggaggctggagcCCTCGTGGGGGGGAGGAAGTAGAGGGGCTAATCTGCCTCCCTAGGCAGGGTTGGGGATTGGGCTCATTCCAGgcatggggggagcagggctggtcaAATTGCAGTTGTAGCCTGGGAGCCTACCCTGACCTGGGAGTGGGTTGCTGGGGTGGAATGGGGAGCAGAAAGGGTTAAGTTCATTTACAACTTGGGATGCCCTGTAAAGTTGGGGAAAAGAAGGGGGGCTAATGAGGCTAAGTAGAAATCTGGGAATCTGAGATGGGGTTACAAAGGCCCTGGTTCTGAGACATGCAGGATATTGCCTATAATAGAAGTTGAAGTGTGTGGCATACTGTGCAATGAAGCTGGAGTTCTTTTATCAAAGTCATATTCCCAGCTCTAAACTCAGGGTGAGGCTACAGAGAGCCTGGCAGTGGCGATAGAGCACATGCAGGGGACTGAGTAGCCATGGACGTTGGCTCATGCTTTAGAAACTATGATGACTTCAAGGAGTGTTTCAACACTTACAAGAAAGAGAACAAGTGCCACTATGGCTTAAAGAACTGCGTCTCTGTTCGCTTTTACAACCGGAAACATGGGACCAGCATCCGTGAGGACATCACGTAAGGCTGTTTGTGCTCTAGGGGTGGGAGGAAAGAGGGCCTCAGGCACTTATGAAATTACTCTTCTGTTTCCTGAGCTAAGACCAAGATCTTCCTGaccacttgtggtcattaaagatcctcTGGCCTGCTACCAGGGATAGGATATTAACCTTAGTGCCTGACCAAGTCCCAGCATGGACTCAGTCTGTGCTGCCTAACTAAATAGCTTCTGCAGTCTACATTGGAAATGGGGTTCTTTTTCACTTTTTGTCTGAAACTGCCATGCAGTTTTGCCATATGTAGTTAAATTGCTGCCTTGGTCCATCCCAGAGATGGCTGTGCTTCACTGGGGAAGAAGTGGGTCCTTTGAGAAGTGTTTGGGataataatacccagctcttCTCTAGTGCTTATTAGTAGATCTCaacatgctttacaaaggaggtcaatgtAACTATGCTGGTTTTATAGAatgggaaaccgaggcactgaTCAAGGAGATGTCATTCCTAGTGCacaggggggaaggatagctcagtggtttgagcattggcctgctaaacccagagttgtgagttcaatccttgaggggccaatctggagcaaaaattggtcctgctgtgaaggcaggggactggactcaatgacctttcaaggtcccttctatttctgtgagataggtatatctccatattaaaaaaagcagGCTAGTGATAGAACCAAaaatggaacccaggtctcctgagtcctagtctggtgctctagccactaggcatGACAGTTATGTGTACCTGTTTGAAGTGATCAGTTGTGGCTTTGTCACTTCCTACTTAAAAAtgatgggccagatttttaagtcAGATGGGTACATTTGTGTGTGCCTAACTTAAATGCAAATACCCAGTATGCAGGCACTCACTGGGCATGTGCCACACTTGCCAGTTTCAGACTCTCATCCCCTTTTGAGTCTGTATTAATTTCACACCTTCACCTTTTACTAATGGCTAGTACCCATCTCCTCCCATAATATACTCTCTCACATTCTCCTTGGCTCCTCTGGTAGTATTCCCTTATTTTGCATTTTTGTTGTTCATGGTTCTTTCCCTACTGACTGTTTGTTTGTGGTTATGCtcaccacctctccctcccctgcctacCTTTAATTTCCAGGACAGGTTTTTTAACCTTGATCGGTGAGCTGATGACTTAGAGACTATATTTGCTAACTTTTATTTCTTGCAATTTTCTTTTTCCAAGGAACTGTCTGTTGTGTGCCTTAACTAGTGTCTATTTGAATTCCCCAGCCACCTTCACACTAATGGATTTTAGTATTGCCTTCCATTGCACCTTAAGTAAGACCTGCATAATCAGACCTTAAGTATTCGAGCAGCCCTATTGAAGTAATGTGCCCAATTCTGCTTCTGTATAAGTTAGTGGAGTTAGTCACGTGAGTAAAAGGCTGAAGGATCAGACTCCAGTTTCTTAATTCCTCCAAACTTGCATTCTTTAAACATAAATTCCTGATGCGTGATAGTAAATGAAGCATTTCCTATGTTGAACTAAAGTAACTTGTCATCTGCTCCTCTTGATGTAGCAGACCACAGTAGGAGTGATTTGGGCTGCAAAGGATTAGTGTAATAGCAAATAAAATTTCATGAAGTGATTGTATCAATGATATGCTTTGACCTTGCCACCTCCGAGGACTGGGAATGTCTGAGATGGAGATTTCAGTCCAACCTAAGACAGTGATCAAACATTATAAGTATCACTTTAGCGTTTTCTCTTGACCTGGGTGTAGAACATTTGCCATATTAGGATGAAAAGATTTCACCGAACATCTCCTGTATGATATGTGCTTGTCCTGCAGTCCTTGGCTATAGTGTTGGCATGTCAGAGAGGGAGACAGCTCTTCACCAGTACTGTTTGATCAGACTACATCCTGTTCCATTGTCTCTCCATTTCCCCAGGTTCATCCAGGTGAAGTTTGGCTGTGTCAGGACACGGGAATACAGTAAGAAGAGGAAACCACAACCCAGCTTGTGCCCAGCTTTTTTTGTCCTGCAGTATAACGAGGAAATAGACCGGCTGGTGATTACTGAACTGAACAGTAATCACATCCATGTAGACCCGGGCGGAACTTCCTTGGCCCGTACTAGCTCTTCTCTAGTGATGAGAACCACAACCAAAATTGCAAGTTGCATGGCAGATGGCAGCCCTGCAACAAAACTGCGTAGACAACAATCAAGAGAGGCAGAAGCCACTGTAACAGTCAGTGAGGAGTGTGTGATGGCTGACATGACTTTGAATGGATCCTCTGCTCCACTCAGCAAGGTTGCTGTGCAGCCTGAGGCAGTGAAGGAAAGTGTCTCAACTTCGGCTTTAGTCAGAATTGCAGAGGTCATGAAAAACTTCCTGAGGGTGGACATGGGCTCACTGGCCTCTATTAGTGTGGGCAGCAGCCAGGACCTAGACAGACTGAACTTCCAGACCAGCAAGATGAGGAGCCTGTTTGTCAAGTTCCCTGAGAGCCTGTTGCTGCATAGGGTGCAGAGTGAGAGAGGGCATGTACTTTACGCCTTTCTTGTGGAGAGTAAGGACCGAGTAGGGAAGATGGTACACTTTGCTGTCCTGAAGGAGGACACTGGTGAGAATGTAAGCAAAATGCTGACTGTCTTCAAAGAGTTCAATCCTGAGTGGCAGAAGGTCAAGGTGGTCTTTGTGGACATGTCATTCCTTCACAAAGCCACCATGCAGGAGCTCTTCCCCTCAACCCAGGTGCTTCTCTCTGTCTACCACACTGTCCGATTCCTTGAGAAGAAGGTAAAGGAAACAGTGGCCACTGTTTCCTTCAAGCATAAACTGAAGTTGGCTTTGAGGGAGGTGGTTTTTTCCACCTCCAATGCAAATCTAGACATCTTGTCTCAGCTGGTAAAGCGCTTGGTGGACAAACAGTTGTACGACTATCTTCAGGCCAACTGGTTCTCCTGTGAGATGCTGTGGTACATGCATGCAAAGAAGGGTCTCCATTCCTGCAGCACATATGTAGACAGTCTGGATCTCATCACTCATAAAATATCCAGTCTCTTCAACAAGCAGTTGTCCTTGGAGACCAGTATCCTTCACTTTGTTGAATATGCCGATTGCTTCAATAccaaaggtctagaaaacctgaACCAGGGTTTCTCAAGTGTTGAAGAGGAGAATCAGAACAAACATGTGGAAAAGCCTAAGGTGCGTACCCGTGCCTCCATGAAGCGTACCCCTGTTGCTGCCTCACAACCTCAAAACAAATGTCCTGAACCGCCCAACCAACTTGCCAGACAGAAACCTGCAAATCCCCCTGGCACCATGCTGGCAGCAATCCGAGAGAGTTGCACAGACCTAGGCTACCAGCTGTGTCTGAATGAGTGGGAGGTGGTGCAGAAGTCAACTCAGCTCATTAATGTCATGAAAGACCATATTGTGGTTCAGCTACTAGAAGACACACACCAGGTCAGCAAAGACTGCAAGAGCTGCAGCTGTTACTTCCACTGCCGGTACCAGCTCCCCTGCAGGCACATCTTGTCTGTGCTGCATGCCAACAAGAAGGCTGTGGAGGAAGCTATGGTATGCAAGCGTTGGCAGAAGAAGTACCGGCACCTTTCAGTCTTGGGAGATAACCTCCTAGACGATATTGGGCCCTCAATGGGTAACCAACCAGCAGCAGCGGAAGAAAGATATGACAAAATCCAGTCCCTCAGCAAGGAGCTTGCTAATCTCCTGATGCAGTGCGATGGGGAAGAGCTAGAGGAGCGCAGCTCCACGCTCAAAATGATTGTGGATATCTGGGCTAAATCCTCAGAGCCAGTGGAAGAGGCTGGGAAATGCCCTAACTTCAGAAATGTGGGGGACTTGCCATTTCTTTGGGTAAAGCAGGAGGAAATAGAAACAGAGGATGCAGGTGCAACCTCTGAGAGATCACTGACCGGGTACTAACATGTTCCTGATTTGAAATGCCAGACGTTCTGTATTCAAATTTGGAGATTCAACAAGCTGTTAGTGGGAGCTGATGGTTTAATTCTCCCCCAGCCTATTATGGTTCTCTCCCCATTCCCAGTCCCAGGAGACTCAGGGTTAACTGTTAACTTCAAAGACTGTTGAAGATCTGGGTAATAAACTTGAGACTTTCCTGTGTGCTCATGTGTCTTCTCAGACTAGCCATGTTATGGGGTTTTTGTTATCTTTTTGTAAGAGATTATAGGTGGTTATAATATGGCAATTCCCACTTGCCGGGTACATGCTAGGTGCCTGTGTAAGAACCTCAGGGCTGCTGAAATCAGGCCAGTAATGCTCCCTGGTGGGATGGTTTCCTTAGCTCAGTCAGCTGCCACAGAGGCCTGAATACTCAGCTGAACCTGGTATTTACACTCAGACCTGGTTATAGTGATAAAATAAGTTTCCTAACTCGCTTCTTTGGTTTCTGAAAACTAGTTCTTTGGTTTTTAAATTTGGAGTGAACTTGTTCATTGCTTGCTGTGGTAAgactttcctttctttctcttttttttttttttttttttttttttaattcagtgtttTTGGCTTTGAACAGGCAGAGAGATGCAAGTCCAGCTGCCTTCCTCCCTACATCCTCTGTTGTGCACTATTTAAGGGCTGTGTGCTGCTCTCCTCTAAGTAGCAGCTGGAAGAAAGTGCAATAATGCATTTATGGTTTGTATGTTTCTGTTTTGTGCTGAAACCACTGCTAGCAGTGGTCAGTTTGCTGCTGTGTATTTAGACCAAATTAATTGTTAAAATATGGTTCTGACtttattgtcattaaatttgctATCCATTTTGTCTTGGGCCATAGTCATGCTTGGCTTAAAATGCTTCTTTTGCTTATGGTCCCATAGTGGCTTCTAACCAAAATCATGTAAAGTATTGCTGAGGCAGCTATCAGCTGCAGTCTTTGGACTTCAGCCCTATAAACACATGTGCCTTCCTGAATTGTATTCAGTGTGGAAGTATCCTAAGGGGAAGTGGTTTGGGAGCTCTGAATGGAAGAGTTGTTTTTCCACCATAACAAGTGTTAATTTAATATCTTTGTATACAAATAACTCACTAATTGGTTCTACGACACCAGACAAAAATCCTCAATGTCCATACTTAAAAGGAAAGATTAAACAGGCCCTTTCCCTTCAGTTGATCGCAATGGACCCTGCTTTCCTTTGCATGCTGCCAGGGACCTCTTTTTCAACTGGGAAACTTGGAATAGCAGCATGGGGCAGTGCCACAGGAAGCAAAACTAACTCCTCAGAGTAGACTCTTGGCTGCACTAAACTGCTGCTAAGCTATTATCATGCTCCAGACCCTATGTTAATCCATAGTGGCTTTAAGGGGAGCTTTCCCCATTGTGGAAGTGTATGTGCACACATAATGGAGGTTATTTTGCCTTTCTGAAAGATCAGATAAACTCACTTTTCCTCCCCTGAAAGCAACAGAGGGGACAGACTTAGCTGTGTCATTTGATCAGCGGAGCCATATGAGACTGTCATCTGTAATGTCATCAAACTGGACTATTGGGACAGAGTGAGCCAATGCTCTGAGGTGGTACAGAATTCTTTTTCCCAAGTGCTTGGCTTATGGGTCTTGGTGAGGGTCTGATTTCCCCATTCCGAACTGGGAAGAAATTTTTTCCCCAGTCAGATGGGCAAGAACTTGGGGGTGGGTGTCACCTTCCACTGCAGCATGGAGTGGGTTGCCGCTTAAGCTCACCTGTATCTATCACTAAGTCAGTTTCCTGCTACTTGGAAGGGCCTTGGCCAGAGGTGAGCCTCACTCCCTCCAGTTCTCTGTCTGGGGCACACTTTAGCTTAGCGTTCTGAGAGCTGCAGTCTATGGGTCTCATCCTGTTGGTTGATTTGGGCTtggtgcagggggggctgggtggtACTGGGtggcctgtggtatacaggaggtcagaccaaatGATTGGGTTCTGCATGCTAACCTTAAAACTGTATGACCTTGAGGCTCATTTTTAGGTCAGAGATGAGCTTGTGTAGAGATGCCCAAATCCATCTCGCAGGTGGCACCACATCTCCTATGCAGGATCTAGATCTGGGCCTCCCtgaagcagcagctccagggtctggGTTGAAGCAGGGCCACGCCTTGGTGGGACAGTAGCAAATTAGTTACTGACATGATGGAGCCTGTGCCTATGGCCCTGGCCAattgctcccccccacccccgcctcccaAATCCCTGGTAAGAGAGCTGGGCAGGAATGGAGCTGGGAAAGCCCCCATGCCTCACCCctgcttccagcagcagcagtccccagctggagtgcccgGTGGGCAGGAAAAGCTCCCGCTGGCGGGGGGAAGCCCCAGGGCCCGGAGGAGCGCCAGCTccctgctggggctgcagggggcgggcATGACAGAGCTGCCCTGGTcttggggctgggtgcaggggcagCGTGCAATGCTCTGGCTCCGGTCTCCACAAAACCTTCCTCCGCCTCTGCTGGGGGCAGCGCGTGGCCAGCGGCAGCCCCGGCTCCGGGCGGGCCCGACACGCCCCCGCCGCCCATAAactccggggggggggaggggtcacgTGACCGGCCTGCGCTGCCGGAGTCCCAGTTCGCCGGGTCCAGGAAACGTTGCTGCGACcttctccgcagctcccattggaagaCGTGTAACCATGGAGACCAGACTCCCGCTTACGGCAATGCTATACTCTGATTGGTTAGTCTGTCCGTTCTCTCTGTACTGTGATTGGTAGATTCCCCAAGAGAGAGCGAGATCTCTTCTGATTGGCTGGGGGTCCGGAACAGCCGCTTTTCTGATTGGTGGTGTGGTTGGTTGTCAGTCAGTGCCCCGGGCCAAGCGAAGATGGCGGCGATGACGGGCCAGGCGCCGCATTAAGGTGAGAGGGGCCAGGACGGCTCCTCGCGCGGGGCGGGCCCGGGAGCGCGTCACGCCGGGGCCTTCTGTCCTCGTGCAGAGGCCTCCTGCAGGGTCCGGGCTTGGCGGGCTAGAGCAGTGCATGCCGGGACACGGGGCTGCCCCTCCACCGCCCGCTCCCAGAGCGAGGCCGGGCTGGAGCGGTGCATGCTGGGAGGGGGCTACTCCCCTGTTATGCActagggtggggctggagcagtgcatgctgggaggggctccccctccacacacactagggcggggctggagcagtgcatgctgggaggggcccccctccacacacactagggtggggctggagcagcacgtgctgggaggtggggctgcCCACCTGCCCCTCTCCTCCACACATACTAGGACAGGACTGGAGTAGTGGCTGCTGGGACTTCTGCcgtcccttggccccacctcacATAGTACAGTTCCCTGGGCTTCATGCCAGAGAAGTTCTGCCCCCTGCAGGCTGCACACACGTCATTGGGCAAAGTTTGGGCATCACTCTGTTAATCTCTAGTCTTGTGTCTGCCAGTGTTGGGAAGTGCTGCATTTCATTGTCCTGCCATCTAACTACTCACCCTTCTTCCTCCTTCCCAATAGGCCCATCACCATACAGTGCAGTATGAATctggctgaggcagtgtggatgttgtgatGGTAACCAGGACTCTGGCATTCCCAATGTGGCTGGATCATAGAGAATCACCCAATCATAAAGAGAATCAGGTGGTGAATGCTGTAACAAAAGGGGGAATAGACACCTCATATTAACAATGGCCCTAGTTACTGTGAAGGAACTGCTGAGCTTTGATTGTGGTTCGCTGGTAGCTTATCAATTAGATAAAAACTCTCAGCTGGACTCTATCAGCTTCCAGACCATTCTCATGAGAAACATATTTGTGCATTTTCCTGATGTTATATTCATCCACAGAACCCACAATCCCAGGGGCAAAGCTCTATATATGTTCATGGTGGACAGACCTTTCCTGAAGCTGCAGGGTGAGATGACTAAGGTAATTCATTTTGCTGTCCCAGCTAAAGAATCTGCAGAAAGCCTAGCTCACATGTATAGGACTTTCAAGGCCTTCAACCCTGAGTGGAAGAAAATTAAGACCTTTCTGGTAGATCCACACTTTCGATTGTTGCAGACTCTTTCTGAAGCATTTCCATCTGCAGAGGTGCAACTATCTGTTTTCCATGTATGTAAGCACCTGCAGCAGAAGATTCATCAGATGTCTTTGGAATGCGTCTCAGAGAGACTGATCTTAAATGCCTTGAGGAACACTATGTGTGCAGCCACTGAAAGCAACCTGAGAATGATGCACACAATCCTGAGTGACTTTGTGAAACCAGACTTGCTTCCCCAGCTTCATACTCACTGGCTTCTCAATGACAAGATATGGGCTATGCATAGATGGAGGAATTGGATGGAATGCAATCAGTATTTTAAAGACTTGGAGATCATCACCCGGGGGTTAAGCCAGGTCTTCTGCACTGGACTGTCTCTGGAGATCTGCATCACTTCTCTAGCGAAACACTACCAGAAGTGTGTTTCAAAGAGGCCCCCTGACGCTATGTTGTTCTCTGTTAACCCTCTTAGCAGTACCATGTCTACTGAGACAGTTTTTCAgagcctgccagctcaggactcgcCACCAACCTCTCACAACCCCCAAATAGCTCTTCAGAATCAACCAGCTAAGAGTTCTCCACCAGTTTCTCCCAGTCTCACAACAGCTCATCAGAAATGGCCAGGTCAGAATTCCCCTCCAAATCCCCTGGTTCTTGTTCCACATCCCCTGCCAGCTTCTCCAAGCCCCCTGCTTCTTCAGAATCAGCTGGCAGCCCCTCAGATCTTCCCTTTTCAGAACCAGCCAGCTCAGTCTTCTCCACCAGTTTCTCTCAGTCTCACAGCAGCTCATCAGAAATGGCCAGGTCAGAATTCCCCTCCAAATCCCCTAGTTCTTCAGAATCCCTTGCCTGCCCCTCAGAGTCCTCTGCTTCCTCAGAACCAGCTAGCAAACCCTCAGAGCCCCTTGAATCCTTTATCCCATGAAATTAAACTGGAGATCATCACTGAAGACCCAAAGGGTGACCAAGATGTGGAGTGTAACCAAGAGACTGAAGACTGCATCAGGCAGTCACTGAGAGACATTTGCACAGAGCCTGCAGCCAGACTATGCTTGAACGAGTTTGCAGTGGCGCAGAAGTCTGTGCAGCTAATAGGCACTAATGAAGACATAGTCAATATACAGATCCTTGAAGACACCCACAAAGTGAACCAAAGGGGCCTGAAAAGCTGCACTTGCCACTTCAGTCAAGCTTTCCAGCTGCCCTGCAGGCACATCCTGGCTGTATTGAACTCTGATAAGAAGATCTTACAGCCGGAGATGCTGAGTGAGCAATGGCAGAAGGAACCTAATCTCTCTCAGGCAGGGCAGAATGGCACCGATGGCCTCTTGGAGGTTTTGAAAAGCTCCTGGAATGAGTCCCTGGATAAATCCTTAGCCGTGTCCTTTCTTACAGCGGAGATTAGTCGGCTTCTTAACCAGTGCAGCAGTGAAGAGTTTGATCGGAGGTACAACACCCTCCGAGAATTGGCTGATAGCTGGATTGGACCTTATGTTCAGGTGAAGCTGTAGTTCAGAACTGGAGAACTCTGTGCCTCTGCTCTCAGCCTCTTTGATGTGTGACTC
Above is a genomic segment from Gopherus flavomarginatus isolate rGopFla2 chromosome 11, rGopFla2.mat.asm, whole genome shotgun sequence containing:
- the ZSWIM1 gene encoding zinc finger SWIM domain-containing protein 1; this translates as MALVTVKELLSFDCGSLVAYQLDKNSQLDSISFQTILMRNIFVHFPDVIFIHRTHNPRGKALYMFMVDRPFLKLQGEMTKVIHFAVPAKESAESLAHMYRTFKAFNPEWKKIKTFLVDPHFRLLQTLSEAFPSAEVQLSVFHVCKHLQQKIHQMSLECVSERLILNALRNTMCAATESNLRMMHTILSDFVKPDLLPQLHTHWLLNDKIWAMHRWRNWMECNQYFKDLEIITRGLSQVFCTGLSLEICITSLAKHYQKCVSKRPPDAMLFSVNPLSSTMSTETVFQSLPAQDSPPTSHNPQIALQNQPAKSSPPVSPSLTTAHQKWPGQNSPPNPLVLVPHPLPASPSPLLLQNQLAAPQIFPFQNQPAQSSPPVSLSLTAAHQKWPGQNSPPNPLVLQNPLPAPQSPLLPQNQLANPQSPLNPLSHEIKLEIITEDPKGDQDVECNQETEDCIRQSLRDICTEPAARLCLNEFAVAQKSVQLIGTNEDIVNIQILEDTHKVNQRGLKSCTCHFSQAFQLPCRHILAVLNSDKKILQPEMLSEQWQKEPNLSQAGQNGTDGLLEVLKSSWNESLDKSLAVSFLTAEISRLLNQCSSEEFDRRYNTLRELADSWIGPYVQALWGCQLSSWQE
- the ZSWIM3 gene encoding zinc finger SWIM domain-containing protein 3 — encoded protein: MDVGSCFRNYDDFKECFNTYKKENKCHYGLKNCVSVRFYNRKHGTSIREDITFIQVKFGCVRTREYSKKRKPQPSLCPAFFVLQYNEEIDRLVITELNSNHIHVDPGGTSLARTSSSLVMRTTTKIASCMADGSPATKLRRQQSREAEATVTVSEECVMADMTLNGSSAPLSKVAVQPEAVKESVSTSALVRIAEVMKNFLRVDMGSLASISVGSSQDLDRLNFQTSKMRSLFVKFPESLLLHRVQSERGHVLYAFLVESKDRVGKMVHFAVLKEDTGENVSKMLTVFKEFNPEWQKVKVVFVDMSFLHKATMQELFPSTQVLLSVYHTVRFLEKKVKETVATVSFKHKLKLALREVVFSTSNANLDILSQLVKRLVDKQLYDYLQANWFSCEMLWYMHAKKGLHSCSTYVDSLDLITHKISSLFNKQLSLETSILHFVEYADCFNTKGLENLNQGFSSVEEENQNKHVEKPKVRTRASMKRTPVAASQPQNKCPEPPNQLARQKPANPPGTMLAAIRESCTDLGYQLCLNEWEVVQKSTQLINVMKDHIVVQLLEDTHQVSKDCKSCSCYFHCRYQLPCRHILSVLHANKKAVEEAMVCKRWQKKYRHLSVLGDNLLDDIGPSMGNQPAAAEERYDKIQSLSKELANLLMQCDGEELEERSSTLKMIVDIWAKSSEPVEEAGKCPNFRNVGDLPFLWVKQEEIETEDAGATSERSLTGY